In Oncorhynchus nerka isolate Pitt River linkage group LG26, Oner_Uvic_2.0, whole genome shotgun sequence, one DNA window encodes the following:
- the LOC115110933 gene encoding guanine nucleotide-binding protein G(I)/G(S)/G(O) subunit gamma-5-like: MSNNSANSSNLVIAQKVVKQLRLEASVRRIKVSQAAADLKTFCLQNAHKDPLLMGVPSSDNPFRPPKSCALF; encoded by the exons ATGTCGAATAACAGCGCAAACAGCAGCAACTTGGTTATCGCTCAGAAGGTGGTAAAACAACTTCGCCTAGAGGCGAGTGTTCGCAGGATCAAG GTGTCCCAGGCAGCAGCGGACCTGAAGACCTTCTGCCTGCAGAACGCTCATAAAGACCCTCTCCTCATGGGGGTGCCCTCCAGCGACAACCCCTTCAGACCCCCCAAGTCCTGCGCCCTCTTCTGA
- the LOC115110840 gene encoding LOW QUALITY PROTEIN: ATP-dependent Clp protease proteolytic subunit, mitochondrial-like (The sequence of the model RefSeq protein was modified relative to this genomic sequence to represent the inferred CDS: inserted 2 bases in 1 codon) produces the protein MLIRRVLQCGVTALKSRRTVHHSAQWRSPLVPIVVEQTGRGERAYDIYSRLLRERIICVMGPIDDSVASLVIAQLLFLQSESNNKPIHMYINSPGGVVTAGLAIYDTMQYILNPISTWCVGQAASMGSLLLASGTAGMRHSLPNARIMVHQPSGGARGQATDIAIQAEEIMKIKKQINQLYAKHTGQLLTHIESVMERDRYMSPIEAQDFGIIDRVLVHPPQAGQDDPELVQKEPPTAICPSPASATEQSPPGTNXPSSHKPEP, from the exons ATGCTTATACGA AGGGTGTTACAATGTGGAGTGACAGCTTTAAAGTCACGCAGGACCGTTCACCACAGTGCTCAATGGAGGAGTCCTCTCGTACCTATCGTTGTGGAGCAGACG GGTCGAGGAGAGCGTGCGTATGACATCTACTCTCGTCTTCTGAGGGAGAGGATCATCTGTGTAATGGGGCCG ATTGATGACTCTGTAGCCAGTCTGGTTATTGCTCAACTACTCTTTCTGCAGTCAGAGAGCAACAACAAACCCATCCACATGTACATCAACAGTCCTG GCGGTGTTGTGACGGCAGGCCTAGCCATCTACGACACCATGCAGTACATCCTCAACCCAATCTCCACGTGGTGTGTGGGCCAGGCGGCCAGCATGGGCAGTCTTCTCCTAGCTTCGGGCACGGCCGGCATGAGGCACTCCCTGCCCAACGCCCGCATCATGGTGCACCAGCCCTCCGGAGGAGCCAGG GGTCAGGCTACAGACATCGCCATTCAGGCTGAGGAGATCATGAAGATAAAGAAACAGATCAATCAACTCTACGCTAAACACACTGGCCAGCTGTTGACACATATAG agagtgtgatggagagagatcgTTACATGAGCCCCATTGAGGCACAGGACTTTGGGATCATCGACCGAGTGTTGGTGCATCCTCCCCAGGCGGGCCAGGATGACCCAGAGCTGGTCCAGAAGGAGCCCCCTACCGCCATCTGCCCCTCGCCAGCCTCCGCCACCGAGCAGAGCCCCCCCGGGACCAA CCCCTCCTCACACAAACCCGAACCCTGA
- the LOC115110842 gene encoding aldehyde dehydrogenase family 3 member B1-like isoform X2, which translates to MASQSEVIDRLRATFRSGVTFPEQFRMTQLQNLLSLVEENEQLIQDALHKDLHKPKFESVLSEIQITLNDLYFAMENLRTWMQPEYNIGKNLATRMDDCFIRREPLGVVLIIGAWNYPLHLILLPLVAAIAAGNCAILKPSEICQATEQLLAELIPKYLSQDCYAVLCGGAEDTKSLLKNKFDHIFYTGSQVVARSILLAAAPHLTPVTLELGGKSPCFIYGHIDIQKAAKRLCWSKFFNTGQSCVAPDYVLCTAQTRDALLPALRETLRTFYGPDPGASLDMGRIVTPRHWRRLVDMLEKSKGKVVIGGGSREEDRYIAPTVLVDVQESDALMQEEIFGPILPILTIESLEEGIDYINRQEKPLALYVFSDETSVVTTVLNNTSSGGFCGNDGIVHMALPGLPFGGVGASGMGSYHGRWGFETFSHRRGCMNRSWLLERVNVLRYPPYSDYNLGWLRWATTFKKNSWGGCSVM; encoded by the exons ATGGCCAGCCAGAGCGAGGTGATTGACAGGTTGAGGGCTACGTTCCGGTCAGGTGTGACCTTTCCAGAGCAGTTCCGTATGACCCAGCTCCAGAACCTTCTCTCACTGGTTGAAGAAAACGAGCAGCTGATACAAGATGCTCTCCACAAGGACCTCCATAAG cccAAGTTTGAGTCGGTCCTGTCAGAGATTCAGATAACCCTGAATGACCTGTACTTCGCCATGGAAAACCTCAGGACCTGGATGCAGCCGGAATACAACATTGGCAAGAATCTG GCCACTAGGATGGATGACTGTTTCATACGCAGGGAACCCTTGGGGGTAGTTTTAATCATCGGGGCGTGGAACTACCCTCTACATCTTATTCTCTTACCTTTGGTTGCTGCAATTGCTGCAG GAAACTGTGCCATTCTGAAGCCGTCAGAGATCTGTCAGGCCACCGAGCAACTCCTGGCAGAACTCATCCCCAAATACCTGTCTCag GACTGCTATGCAGTACTATGTGGTGGAGCAGAGGACACCAAGTCATTGCTGAAGAATAAATTTGATCACATCTTCTACACAG gTTCCCAGGTGGTGGCCCGTTCCATCCTGCTAGCGGCGGCACCTCACCTGACCCCTGTCACCCTGGAGCTGGGTGGCAAGAGCCCCTGCTTCATCTACGGCCATATCGACATCCAGAAGGCCGCCAAGCGCCTGTGCTGGTCCAAGTTCTTCAACACTGGCCAGAGCTGTGTGGCACCCGACTACGTCCTCTGCACAGCCCAGACCCGGGACGCCCTACTGCCCGCTCTCCGGGAGACCCTGCGGACCTTCTACGGGCCGGACCCCGGAGCGAGCCTGGACATGGGGCGCATAGTCACCCCACGCCACTGGAGACGCCTGGTGGACATGCTGGAGAAGTCCAAGGGGAAGGTGGTGATCGGAGGGGGGAGCCGTGAGGAGGACAGGTATATTG ctcccacAGTGTTGGTGGACGTGCAGGAGTCTGATGCTCTAATGCAGGAGGAGATCTTTGGCCCCATCCTGCCCATCCTAACCATAGAGTCTCTGGAGGAGGGCATAGACTACATCAACCGGCAAGAGAAACCCCTGGCCCTCTACGTCTTCTCTGACGAGACCTCG gtagTGACCACAGTGTTGAACAACACCAGTAGTGGTGGTTTCTGCGGCAATGATGGTATAGTACACATGGCCTTGCCAGGCCTGCCCTTTGGGGGAGTAG gTGCCAGTGGGATGGGTAGCTACCACGGCCGCTGGGGCTTTGAGACATTCAGCCACAGGCGGGGCTGTATGAACCGGAGCTGGTTGCTGGAGAGGGTCAACGTCCTGCGCTACCCGCCCTACAGCGACTACAACCTGGGCTGGTTGCGCTGGGCCACCACCTTCAAGAAGAACAGCTGGGGAGGCTGCTCAGTCATGTGA
- the LOC115110842 gene encoding aldehyde dehydrogenase family 3 member B1-like isoform X1, translating into MQREMASQSEVIDRLRATFRSGVTFPEQFRMTQLQNLLSLVEENEQLIQDALHKDLHKPKFESVLSEIQITLNDLYFAMENLRTWMQPEYNIGKNLATRMDDCFIRREPLGVVLIIGAWNYPLHLILLPLVAAIAAGNCAILKPSEICQATEQLLAELIPKYLSQDCYAVLCGGAEDTKSLLKNKFDHIFYTGSQVVARSILLAAAPHLTPVTLELGGKSPCFIYGHIDIQKAAKRLCWSKFFNTGQSCVAPDYVLCTAQTRDALLPALRETLRTFYGPDPGASLDMGRIVTPRHWRRLVDMLEKSKGKVVIGGGSREEDRYIAPTVLVDVQESDALMQEEIFGPILPILTIESLEEGIDYINRQEKPLALYVFSDETSVVTTVLNNTSSGGFCGNDGIVHMALPGLPFGGVGASGMGSYHGRWGFETFSHRRGCMNRSWLLERVNVLRYPPYSDYNLGWLRWATTFKKNSWGGCSVM; encoded by the exons atgcagcgtg AGATGGCCAGCCAGAGCGAGGTGATTGACAGGTTGAGGGCTACGTTCCGGTCAGGTGTGACCTTTCCAGAGCAGTTCCGTATGACCCAGCTCCAGAACCTTCTCTCACTGGTTGAAGAAAACGAGCAGCTGATACAAGATGCTCTCCACAAGGACCTCCATAAG cccAAGTTTGAGTCGGTCCTGTCAGAGATTCAGATAACCCTGAATGACCTGTACTTCGCCATGGAAAACCTCAGGACCTGGATGCAGCCGGAATACAACATTGGCAAGAATCTG GCCACTAGGATGGATGACTGTTTCATACGCAGGGAACCCTTGGGGGTAGTTTTAATCATCGGGGCGTGGAACTACCCTCTACATCTTATTCTCTTACCTTTGGTTGCTGCAATTGCTGCAG GAAACTGTGCCATTCTGAAGCCGTCAGAGATCTGTCAGGCCACCGAGCAACTCCTGGCAGAACTCATCCCCAAATACCTGTCTCag GACTGCTATGCAGTACTATGTGGTGGAGCAGAGGACACCAAGTCATTGCTGAAGAATAAATTTGATCACATCTTCTACACAG gTTCCCAGGTGGTGGCCCGTTCCATCCTGCTAGCGGCGGCACCTCACCTGACCCCTGTCACCCTGGAGCTGGGTGGCAAGAGCCCCTGCTTCATCTACGGCCATATCGACATCCAGAAGGCCGCCAAGCGCCTGTGCTGGTCCAAGTTCTTCAACACTGGCCAGAGCTGTGTGGCACCCGACTACGTCCTCTGCACAGCCCAGACCCGGGACGCCCTACTGCCCGCTCTCCGGGAGACCCTGCGGACCTTCTACGGGCCGGACCCCGGAGCGAGCCTGGACATGGGGCGCATAGTCACCCCACGCCACTGGAGACGCCTGGTGGACATGCTGGAGAAGTCCAAGGGGAAGGTGGTGATCGGAGGGGGGAGCCGTGAGGAGGACAGGTATATTG ctcccacAGTGTTGGTGGACGTGCAGGAGTCTGATGCTCTAATGCAGGAGGAGATCTTTGGCCCCATCCTGCCCATCCTAACCATAGAGTCTCTGGAGGAGGGCATAGACTACATCAACCGGCAAGAGAAACCCCTGGCCCTCTACGTCTTCTCTGACGAGACCTCG gtagTGACCACAGTGTTGAACAACACCAGTAGTGGTGGTTTCTGCGGCAATGATGGTATAGTACACATGGCCTTGCCAGGCCTGCCCTTTGGGGGAGTAG gTGCCAGTGGGATGGGTAGCTACCACGGCCGCTGGGGCTTTGAGACATTCAGCCACAGGCGGGGCTGTATGAACCGGAGCTGGTTGCTGGAGAGGGTCAACGTCCTGCGCTACCCGCCCTACAGCGACTACAACCTGGGCTGGTTGCGCTGGGCCACCACCTTCAAGAAGAACAGCTGGGGAGGCTGCTCAGTCATGTGA